From the genome of Cytobacillus firmus, one region includes:
- a CDS encoding tripartite tricarboxylate transporter substrate binding protein translates to MKLKRFSFLSLVIALVFILQACSSSPQEASSEEKKSGSNYPERQIEIVVGFGAGGGSDNFARAIAKELKDILGVNINVVNMPGASGINSADHVARQPADGYTIWSATSNHPVNIAAGAEKNDLSKLTAVGRVQNDTMTLQVKSDGKFKDIEDLIAQAKEKPGEITIGGTGSAGFDELVIKQFEKATGTKFNYISFEGSGEMTAALLGGHIDVIAEEPGPSIAQLESGDIKMLIAFTEEKVEGFEDVPISTEMGIDVTDGQGRGFMVHADTPPEIIEVLENALKEAKDQAGYKEYEKASYLHLRDGWLNAEDYNAEFENLIDTYGTLLKDMK, encoded by the coding sequence ATGAAATTAAAGAGGTTTTCGTTTTTGTCTCTTGTAATTGCATTAGTATTCATTTTGCAGGCATGTAGTTCTTCACCTCAAGAAGCAAGCTCGGAAGAAAAGAAAAGCGGCAGTAATTATCCTGAAAGGCAAATTGAAATTGTTGTAGGATTTGGTGCAGGCGGAGGCAGTGATAATTTTGCAAGAGCCATAGCCAAAGAGCTTAAAGACATACTAGGCGTGAATATTAATGTTGTGAACATGCCTGGAGCATCTGGGATCAACTCTGCTGACCATGTAGCAAGACAGCCGGCTGATGGCTACACAATATGGTCTGCTACATCCAATCACCCGGTAAATATTGCGGCAGGTGCTGAAAAAAATGACTTGAGCAAATTAACTGCGGTTGGCAGGGTTCAAAATGACACCATGACGCTTCAAGTTAAAAGCGACGGGAAGTTTAAAGACATCGAAGACTTAATTGCGCAGGCGAAAGAAAAGCCTGGAGAAATAACGATTGGCGGTACAGGTTCTGCAGGCTTTGATGAACTGGTGATCAAACAATTTGAAAAAGCAACTGGAACCAAATTCAATTATATCTCTTTTGAAGGTTCCGGGGAAATGACAGCAGCCCTTCTCGGTGGACATATTGATGTAATTGCAGAGGAGCCGGGACCTTCCATTGCCCAGCTGGAGAGCGGAGATATCAAGATGCTTATTGCATTTACCGAAGAAAAGGTGGAAGGTTTTGAAGATGTTCCAATTTCAACTGAGATGGGAATCGATGTAACGGATGGCCAGGGAAGGGGATTCATGGTTCATGCGGATACGCCTCCTGAAATAATAGAGGTGCTGGAAAATGCGCTTAAAGAGGCAAAAGACCAGGCAGGTTATAAAGAATATGAAAAAGCAAGTTACTTGCATCTGCGTGATGGCTGGTTAAATGCGGAGGACTATAATGCTGAATTTGAAAATCTGATTGATACTTACGGTACTCTTTTAAAAGATATGAAGTAA
- a CDS encoding (Fe-S)-binding protein, protein MRTCVRCGACRNVCPTLNITGREADGPRGRVLMARSLLEGDIPVNQEIKDQLDRCLLCSACVDACPIDVQVPDIVMLAKERIAAAVETPVQAAPPVQTDIKKQAYTARTFKDYFFDHILANQKRLNSVGNLLWFYQKSGLQSLTRGLGILKFFPEQMSQMERITPAILPPSKRKYHQEFTPSAYEEKKAKGRVAFFHGCIMDVMFRETNDNSIKLLSKAGFDVVTPRAQMCCGALHHHSGKKDKTIELAKANIQAFEEAAVDYIITNAGGCGAALAEYADLFRDDPDWLERAKTFSAKIKDISEIIYEKGEMPAVSGRGERVTYQPSCHLQYVMKVKDAPAKLVKQIPNSEYVELPEKKYCCGSAGIYNLLQPKLANEILDKKMKKVKETESAVLITANPGCYLQMKLGVYREGMEEEIETKHVVDYLMDSIERAEAEAANK, encoded by the coding sequence ATGCGAACGTGTGTGCGATGCGGAGCCTGCCGCAATGTATGCCCAACATTAAATATCACGGGAAGGGAAGCTGACGGCCCAAGGGGAAGAGTATTAATGGCAAGGAGTCTGCTTGAAGGAGATATTCCTGTAAACCAGGAGATTAAAGATCAGCTGGATCGATGCCTGCTTTGCTCTGCATGTGTGGATGCATGCCCTATAGATGTTCAGGTCCCGGATATTGTCATGCTCGCCAAGGAGCGAATAGCAGCAGCTGTTGAAACACCTGTGCAGGCTGCGCCGCCTGTTCAAACGGATATTAAAAAACAAGCCTATACGGCACGCACTTTTAAGGACTACTTTTTTGATCATATTCTCGCGAATCAAAAAAGGCTTAATTCGGTGGGCAATCTACTTTGGTTTTATCAAAAAAGCGGACTTCAATCCCTTACAAGGGGGCTGGGCATATTAAAATTTTTCCCTGAACAGATGAGCCAGATGGAACGAATTACACCTGCGATTTTGCCTCCTTCAAAGCGTAAATATCATCAGGAGTTTACACCAAGCGCATATGAAGAAAAGAAGGCCAAAGGACGTGTAGCCTTTTTCCATGGATGCATCATGGATGTTATGTTCAGAGAAACCAATGATAATTCTATTAAACTGCTGTCAAAGGCCGGGTTTGATGTTGTCACTCCCAGAGCTCAGATGTGCTGCGGAGCCCTGCATCATCATAGCGGGAAAAAAGACAAAACCATCGAATTGGCAAAGGCGAATATACAGGCTTTTGAAGAAGCAGCTGTGGACTATATTATTACAAATGCGGGCGGCTGCGGTGCTGCACTTGCTGAATATGCAGACTTGTTTCGTGATGATCCAGATTGGCTGGAACGGGCAAAAACCTTCTCCGCCAAAATAAAAGATATCAGTGAAATCATTTATGAAAAAGGTGAAATGCCTGCCGTGTCAGGAAGAGGAGAAAGAGTAACCTATCAGCCTTCCTGCCATCTGCAATATGTGATGAAAGTTAAGGATGCACCTGCGAAATTGGTTAAACAAATTCCGAACTCGGAATATGTAGAGCTTCCTGAGAAAAAATATTGCTGCGGTTCTGCCGGTATTTATAATTTATTGCAGCCGAAGCTTGCTAATGAAATATTGGATAAAAAAATGAAGAAGGTGAAAGAAACTGAATCAGCTGTGCTAATTACAGCCAATCCAGGGTGCTATCTTCAAATGAAACTTGGTGTTTACCGGGAAGGCATGGAAGAAGAGATTGAAACAAAACATGTGGTTGACTACCTGATGGATTCCATTGAAAGGGCAGAAGCTGAAGCTGCAAATAAATAG
- a CDS encoding FAD-binding oxidoreductase, whose amino-acid sequence MNETKAPPPLDENIISQLRDIFGEDRILTNNTDMMTYSYDASFETQISPKQPQVAVIALSTEEVSSCVKLANKYSIPLYPRGAATGQTGGAVPVKGGIMMDLSKMNRILDIDHRNMQVIIEPGVIQNDLNEALKPYGLRFPPDPGSANMCTVGGMVSNNSSGLRAVKYGVTRHYVLGMEVVLPTGEVIVTGGAKSKALKSVSGYDLAHLMIGSEGTLGIITRLRLKLLPLPVTRGIVLCSFERLEEAGEAVNAVFSSGLQPSAIEIMDFNCTKAVNMMKPELRLPLDNEAILVFEVDGAKEEVTSQVNRLKTVVEKYTNYIKFSDEPEECEKLWQARKLVGAAVGLLKHGGFRVYGGEDICVPISRLPETLREIHNIADRYDIICGIYGHVGDGNMHTGPVVNMNNQIEMENVQKMIDDIHELAIKMEGTTTAEHGVGIVRAKYMDVEHGPAMEVMRAIKRTLDPNNILNPGKMALPN is encoded by the coding sequence ATGAATGAAACAAAGGCGCCCCCTCCGTTGGATGAAAACATCATATCTCAATTAAGGGATATCTTCGGAGAAGACCGGATTTTAACCAATAACACCGACATGATGACATATTCTTATGATGCTTCCTTTGAAACACAGATTAGTCCAAAACAGCCTCAAGTGGCTGTGATTGCCTTATCCACTGAAGAGGTAAGTTCTTGTGTTAAGCTTGCCAATAAATACAGCATCCCTTTATATCCAAGAGGAGCAGCAACTGGCCAGACAGGCGGAGCTGTTCCGGTTAAAGGCGGCATCATGATGGATTTATCAAAAATGAACCGAATCCTGGATATTGACCATCGGAATATGCAGGTCATTATAGAGCCAGGTGTAATCCAAAATGATCTAAATGAGGCTTTAAAACCTTATGGATTGAGGTTTCCGCCTGATCCTGGCAGCGCAAATATGTGCACAGTTGGAGGAATGGTATCGAACAATTCGAGCGGTCTAAGGGCAGTCAAATATGGAGTCACCCGCCATTATGTACTCGGCATGGAAGTTGTGCTCCCTACTGGTGAAGTAATTGTTACTGGCGGAGCTAAATCGAAAGCACTTAAGTCGGTTTCTGGCTATGATCTCGCTCATTTAATGATAGGATCTGAGGGAACCCTTGGTATTATCACCCGTCTTCGCCTGAAATTATTGCCTCTGCCAGTTACAAGAGGGATTGTTTTATGTTCATTTGAACGGCTGGAAGAAGCCGGTGAGGCTGTTAATGCCGTTTTCTCTTCTGGCCTGCAGCCATCTGCCATCGAAATTATGGACTTTAACTGTACAAAAGCTGTCAATATGATGAAGCCCGAGCTTCGTCTTCCGCTGGATAATGAAGCTATTCTCGTGTTTGAAGTGGATGGAGCCAAGGAGGAGGTTACCTCACAAGTTAACCGATTAAAAACTGTGGTTGAAAAGTATACAAATTATATAAAGTTTAGCGATGAACCGGAGGAATGCGAAAAGCTCTGGCAGGCCAGAAAGCTTGTTGGTGCCGCTGTCGGCCTATTAAAACATGGCGGGTTCAGGGTATATGGCGGAGAAGATATATGTGTGCCAATTTCAAGGCTTCCGGAAACTTTGCGGGAAATTCATAATATTGCTGATCGATATGACATCATCTGCGGAATATATGGCCATGTGGGCGATGGGAATATGCACACAGGTCCAGTAGTTAATATGAATAATCAAATTGAAATGGAAAATGTGCAAAAAATGATCGACGATATCCATGAGCTTGCAATCAAAATGGAAGGAACAACGACAGCGGAACATGGAGTAGGAATTGTCAGGGCAAAGTATATGGATGTTGAACACGGACCCGCAATGGAAGTAATGAGGGCGATTAAACGGACTCTGGATCCAAACAATATATTGAATCCAGGCAAAATGGCACTGCCAAACTAG
- a CDS encoding sigma 54-interacting transcriptional regulator, with protein MSEIAILTPIDGLIQVSREAAKKTGEEVTVKKVSFRNAVEAAKEFEKNGTEVIISRGTLGLKLLESDINLPVVQIPITGYDLLRTIKEAQKLGEKIGIADNEEILQGIETIESVLGLSIEKHCVSMPEEAEAAVESLCKKQIDVLIGKSIFTNKVKKETIRTVILTSGVESVIQAINEARSLINVRRSEIKRTKELQAILDFIADGVIAVDEKGVITVCNPSVYSILNLPYDSVIGKSIDDILVHSRMSKVLSTGKEELNRIQDENGVKVVANRIPIRHEQKVLGAVCTFQEINRIQQQEQEIRKKLLHRGHVTKYSLHNIVGESDMYKKAIQKVKKYSQVDSTILLTGETGVGKEVFAHLIHSFSKRSEGPFVAVNCAAIPENLLESELFGYVEGAFTGAKKGGKTGLFELAHQGTIFLDEIGELAESLQAQLLRVLQEGEVMRLGDERVIPINIRVIAASNRDFEKMVEEGRFRADLYYRLNILDIPIPSLRERIADIPLLCNFFIEELEPGIRRNIRGFTADAMKILQNYHWPGNIRQLRNIVERAMILSPDKVIDSDTVLAAGGKDFLGMQELKAHHEKDDEGDETKLYHLEKEYILNVLKQVNGNKTEAAKILGIGRTTLWRKINSM; from the coding sequence ATGTCTGAAATTGCAATTCTGACTCCAATTGACGGGCTGATACAGGTTTCAAGGGAAGCCGCGAAAAAAACAGGAGAAGAAGTTACAGTAAAGAAAGTGAGTTTTCGGAATGCGGTCGAAGCGGCAAAGGAATTTGAAAAAAACGGTACAGAAGTAATCATTAGCAGAGGGACCTTGGGATTAAAGCTGTTAGAATCTGACATCAATTTACCTGTTGTACAGATTCCCATAACTGGATATGACTTGCTTCGAACAATCAAGGAAGCACAGAAGCTCGGAGAAAAAATTGGGATTGCAGACAACGAAGAAATCTTACAGGGAATCGAAACAATTGAATCTGTGCTGGGCTTATCGATTGAAAAGCACTGTGTATCAATGCCGGAGGAAGCTGAAGCAGCTGTGGAGTCACTCTGCAAAAAACAAATAGATGTGCTGATAGGCAAAAGCATTTTTACCAACAAAGTAAAAAAAGAAACGATTAGAACAGTCATATTAACGTCCGGTGTGGAATCGGTCATTCAGGCAATCAACGAGGCAAGAAGCCTAATCAATGTGAGGCGCTCAGAAATAAAAAGAACAAAGGAACTTCAGGCAATTCTTGATTTTATTGCAGATGGTGTGATAGCAGTGGATGAAAAAGGGGTGATCACAGTTTGCAATCCTTCCGTCTACAGCATACTAAACCTTCCCTATGATTCAGTAATCGGCAAGTCCATAGATGATATTCTCGTGCATTCGCGAATGAGCAAAGTTCTTTCGACTGGCAAGGAAGAGCTGAACCGCATCCAGGATGAAAATGGGGTGAAAGTAGTCGCAAACCGAATTCCCATTCGGCACGAGCAAAAGGTGCTTGGAGCAGTCTGTACATTTCAGGAGATTAATAGAATTCAGCAGCAGGAACAGGAGATCCGCAAAAAGCTGCTTCACCGGGGCCATGTAACGAAATATAGTTTACATAATATCGTCGGTGAGAGTGACATGTACAAAAAAGCGATTCAAAAGGTGAAGAAGTACTCACAAGTGGATTCGACCATTCTCCTTACAGGGGAAACGGGTGTGGGAAAAGAGGTGTTTGCCCATTTGATCCACAGCTTCAGCAAGCGGTCGGAAGGGCCATTTGTTGCAGTGAACTGTGCAGCTATCCCTGAAAACTTACTGGAAAGCGAATTATTCGGGTATGTTGAAGGAGCCTTCACCGGGGCTAAAAAGGGCGGGAAAACGGGTTTGTTCGAATTAGCACACCAGGGGACCATTTTCCTGGATGAAATCGGCGAACTGGCTGAATCTCTTCAGGCTCAGCTTCTGAGGGTCCTTCAGGAGGGAGAGGTGATGCGGCTCGGAGATGAAAGGGTCATCCCTATTAATATACGTGTGATCGCTGCTTCAAACCGGGATTTCGAAAAGATGGTAGAAGAAGGACGTTTCCGGGCCGATTTGTACTATCGCCTTAATATCCTTGATATTCCTATCCCGTCATTGCGTGAACGGATTGCTGATATACCGCTGTTATGCAATTTTTTTATAGAAGAACTGGAGCCTGGAATCCGGAGAAATATTAGAGGATTTACTGCTGATGCGATGAAAATCCTGCAAAACTATCATTGGCCAGGAAATATCCGTCAGCTCAGAAACATTGTTGAAAGAGCTATGATTCTTTCTCCCGATAAGGTGATTGATTCTGATACTGTTTTAGCTGCTGGGGGAAAAGACTTTCTAGGTATGCAAGAACTCAAGGCACATCATGAAAAAGATGATGAAGGTGATGAAACAAAGCTTTATCACCTTGAGAAAGAATATATTTTGAATGTGCTCAAACAGGTAAACGGCAATAAAACAGAAGCGGCAAAGATACTTGGGATCGGCAGGACGACCCTATGGCGAAAAATTAATAGTATGTGA